The genomic segment AAATTTGCGGGACAGTACGGCACACATATTGATGCACCCATTCACTTCGTTCGTGATACAAGATACTTGGATGAATTGGGTTTGAAAGAATTGGTATTACCGCTGGTGGTCATCGATAAATCGAAAGAATCTGATGCAAACCATGATTTTACATTAACTGTTGAAGACATTCTAAAGTTTGAAGCTCAGCACGGGCAAATTGAGGCAGGTACATTTGTGGCATTACGCACAGATTGGGGCAAACGCTGGCCGGATAATGAGGCATTTTGCAATAAAGATGCCGATGGGAATAACCGTATACCGGGTTGGGGCCTTGCTGCTTTGAAGTTTTTGTTTGATGAAAGAAAAGTAAAGGCTGTCGGTCATGAAACTTTCGATACGGATTCAGCCATTGATTTTCAAAAGAACCAAGCTCTGTTAGGTGAATATTATGTTCTTGAACAAGATACCTACCAAATTGAGCTATTAACAAACCTAGATAAAGTGCCCTCAAAAGGCGCGGTCATTTTTAACATCGTTCCGAAGCCAGAAAAAGCATCGGGATTCCCAGTCCGCTCATTCGCGATCCTGCCGTAAGAAAAGAAAAAAGGTCCGCTCATTCGCGTAATAGCCATAAGAAAAAAAGAGGATTTGCTCATTTGCACTTCTGACCTAATAAAACCGTAATTTACTCCTAAAACAGAAAGAAGGAATATACCATGACAAATCAATCGACAACACTAACGCAAGCACCATTCAGAGCGGATCACGTTGGAAGTTTACTACGACCAGATAATTTGCATAAAGCGCGCAAAGACTTCAAAGAAGGCGTAGTTACTGCACAACAATTACGAGAGGTAGAAACACAGGAAATTAAACGGGTTGTTGATAAGCAAATTGAAGTTGGTTTGGAACTTGTAACAGACGGTGAATTTAGACGTACGTGGTGGCATTTAGACTTCTTGGAGCATTTGAACGGAATTGAAGGATATGTGCCAGAGACTGGCTACGTATTTGATGGTATTGAAACAGAACGATATAACGTTCGAAACACAGGGAAAATATCTTTTGACCCTAATCATCCATTCATTCAAGACTTTGTTGAGTTTAATGAAATTGTAGGCGGCCGTGCTGTTGCGAAACAAACGATTCCAAGTCCGAATCAGCTCTTTAATATCGGAATTCGTGATGAAACGATTTATCCTGACATTGAAGAATTTGCAAACGATGTTATTCAAGCATACAAGGATGCTTTGAAAGCATTTTACGAAGCTGGTGTACGCTACTTGCAGTTGGATGATGTCTATATTGCGGGGCTTTCTGCACCGAATATCCCATTTAACGACGGAGCCTATTCAAGAGAACAACTAATCGACTTGGCACTACGCGTCATTAATGGCGTTTTGGAAGACAAACCTGAAGATCTTTTCGTAACAACACACCTATGTCGCGGAAATTACCAATCGACGTGGGCGTTTGAGGGAAGCTACGCACTGATTGCACCCACACTTCTTGCAAAAGAAAAAGTGGATGGCTTCTTCCTTGAATATGATGATGAGCGTTCAGGAGACTTTAAACCGTTGGATCATGTGCCAAATGGCGGAGCGAAGGTTGTCCTTGGTGTTGTTACTTCGAAAAATGGAGAAGTGGAAGACAAGGATGCGGTCATTGCGCGTATTCAAGAAGCCACACAATACGTGCCACTTGAACAACTATGCTTAAGTCCGCAATGCGGATTCGCTTCAACGCATCACGGCAATAAGCTAACAGAAGAGCAGCAATGGGAAAAGTTGAAATTCATTGTGGACGTGGCAAAGGAAGTTTGGGGTTAAACTGATAAACCGGGACAAGGCTCATATGCTTTGTTCCGGTTTATTTCTTATTCCACTGAAAATGGCACAGCAACGGATAATTCGTGCATTGGCTCGCCTGTTGAAATAAATGTTTTCACAAGACGGTATTCACCTGGAATCAGTGTCACGCCGAGCGCGTCGACCGAAAAGGTCTGGCGTGCTTCACTGCCGGCTGACAACACGTTTCCATAGTCTTTGAAGGACGGATTTTTTAAGAATACGGCATCTGAATACGTAATAATATACCACTTGCCATCTTTATTTACTTCTATATGATAAAATTCGCCCAACTGGTAATCGGATGTGCTGTTATTTCGTACAAGCGTCTTAATGATGGGTGGCGAACCGACGAATGAATCTTCGTCCAATACAAGTGATAAACCTTCTTCTGATGAAAACATTTCCTGGTCAGGCACGGGATCAGGCAGTGTAGAAACTGCGGGTTCTTTTCCGCAGGCGGAGAGGGGGAGTATAAGAACGATTGCAATTGACAGCAGTTTATGCATGATGGAAACACCTCCACTTCTAGCATATACCTTTAAGGGTGGATAAACCTTGATTGATAGCAATAAATAGCTGTGGATAAGTTAATTCCCATGAAAATTCATTGATTGTTATCCACATGTGGGTAAAATATAATGTGTAAATGAAACTTCATCCACTTATTTTCGTATAACAGAGAAAGGGGTGGAGTCAATGAGACAGGAAATACAAGAACGACAAATGGAATTGACGATGATACGTACTGAGCGCAACCGAGTGAAAAGGCGTCTTGAGGGCGCGGAGGTAAAACTTAAAGACGCGATTATACAACGTGATAACTTGCATGAAAAACTGACAAAAGAACAACAGGATGTAGTGAAGCTTGGCAAGTTTTCTTTTATGAATAAGATAAGTGAGTGGACAGGCAAGTGGGATGAAAAAGTGGAGAAGGAGATTTCAGAAGCAGCGGATGCGGAGCTCCATTATAATGAAGCAGAAAAAGTAGTGACGGACTTGGAAGCGGAAGCGATCCGATTACGTGAAGAGATTAAAAATCCAGACTTCGACTATATCGAGGAAGAGTGGGCGGATTTTCTGAAGGAAAAAGAGACGTGGATTCGATTCAATGACACAATTGCGAATGGGACGTTACAAAAAATAGCAGATGATAGAGTAAGACTGCGTTCAATGCTGCGTGAAATTGACGAAGCCTGCGATGCAGGTAACAAGGCAAATCGGGCACTCGATGCGGCGCTGGAGAAGCTTGGGGCGGCAGAAGGATTGTCGGTATGGGATACGTTCCTTGGCGGTGGCTTGCTGGTATCGGCTCTTAAATACTCCGAAATTAATAGCTCCGATGATCTTGTCCATCGCGCGCAACGTGCCCTCCGCCATTTTGAGACTGAACTGATGGATGTCCAAAATGCCGCGACTGAATCATTCACGGTGAACAAAAATGATATCTTTACATTTACTGATCTGTTTTTCGATAATATTTTTTCGGACTGGATGGTTCATTCCCGCATTACAGACGCGAAAAGTAAGCTGAACGATGTGCTTCAAGACGTACGCAAGGTTCAAGACCGACTTGCGAGAAAGCGTGATGAATTGCTGCATGAATTAGAGAGGCTAGATGTGCAGGAGCGAGAAATTATTGAAGCGTAATGGATTGTAAAGGTAATTAGGACAATTGTCATGACAACGCGTCAAACTGTCATGGCAACCGCTAAAACTATAAGTGAAAGCCACCTCATTCTTGAAACAGCAGGACGCAGCTTATGCATCCTGCTGC from the Sporosarcina psychrophila genome contains:
- a CDS encoding cyclase family protein, coding for MSNELINAIALLKKKEWVDLTHTFGPDSPRFSAFDAAEFTTLFDHDDGFFAQSFKFAGQYGTHIDAPIHFVRDTRYLDELGLKELVLPLVVIDKSKESDANHDFTLTVEDILKFEAQHGQIEAGTFVALRTDWGKRWPDNEAFCNKDADGNNRIPGWGLAALKFLFDERKVKAVGHETFDTDSAIDFQKNQALLGEYYVLEQDTYQIELLTNLDKVPSKGAVIFNIVPKPEKASGFPVRSFAILP
- a CDS encoding 5-methyltetrahydropteroyltriglutamate--homocysteine S-methyltransferase, with the protein product MTNQSTTLTQAPFRADHVGSLLRPDNLHKARKDFKEGVVTAQQLREVETQEIKRVVDKQIEVGLELVTDGEFRRTWWHLDFLEHLNGIEGYVPETGYVFDGIETERYNVRNTGKISFDPNHPFIQDFVEFNEIVGGRAVAKQTIPSPNQLFNIGIRDETIYPDIEEFANDVIQAYKDALKAFYEAGVRYLQLDDVYIAGLSAPNIPFNDGAYSREQLIDLALRVINGVLEDKPEDLFVTTHLCRGNYQSTWAFEGSYALIAPTLLAKEKVDGFFLEYDDERSGDFKPLDHVPNGGAKVVLGVVTSKNGEVEDKDAVIARIQEATQYVPLEQLCLSPQCGFASTHHGNKLTEEQQWEKLKFIVDVAKEVWG
- a CDS encoding immunoglobulin-like domain-containing protein; translated protein: MHKLLSIAIVLILPLSACGKEPAVSTLPDPVPDQEMFSSEEGLSLVLDEDSFVGSPPIIKTLVRNNSTSDYQLGEFYHIEVNKDGKWYIITYSDAVFLKNPSFKDYGNVLSAGSEARQTFSVDALGVTLIPGEYRLVKTFISTGEPMHELSVAVPFSVE